The Oryzias melastigma strain HK-1 linkage group LG20, ASM292280v2, whole genome shotgun sequence genome includes the window atgacagagtgcccagagaggaactatggtattgtatgaggaagtctggagtgacagagaagtatgtccgagcagtgcaggacatgtatgagggctgtaagacagtggtgaggtgtgctgtaggggtgacagaggagttcaaggtggaggtgggattacatcagggatcagctctgagccccttcctgtttgcaatggtgatggacagactgacggatgaggttagacaggaatcaccatggactatgatgtttgcagatgatattgtgatttgtagtgagagcagggaacaggtggaggtggagttagagaggtggaggtttgccctggaaaggagaggaatgaaggttagccgcagtaagacagagtacatgtgtgtgaatgagaggaaccagagtggaagagtgaggttacagggagaagagataaagaaggtggaggagtttaagtatttagggtcaacagtacagagtaatggagagtgtggaaaagaagtgaagaggagagtgcaagcaggttggaatgggtggagaaaagtgtcaggtgtgatgtgtgacagaagagtttcagcacaaatgaaaggaaaggtgtacaagactgtggtgagaccagccatgttgtttggactagaaacagtgggactgaagaaaagacaggaagcagagctggaggtagcagagatgaagatgctgaggttctctttgggagtgaccaggatggataggatcaggaatgaatacatcagagggacagcacatgttagaggttttggagataaagtcagagaggccagactgagatggtttggacatgttcagaggagagacagtgaatatattggtagaaggatgctgagtctagagctgccaggaaagaggtctagaggaagaccaaagaggaggtttatggatgcagtgaatgaagacatgaaggtggctggtgttagagtggaggatgctgaagacaggcttagatggaggaaactgattcactgtggcgacccctgaagggaaaagccgaaaggaaaagaagaagagataGGCCGCTGGATGAGCCCTACGAGAAAACATGTtggtacacatttttttctacaggcaaGCTATGAGTGACAGGTCAGAGCAAACACTCAACACTGGAAGGTgaagtatgtgtgtgtgggaaGTATGTATCCGTCATAttgatttttcctcttttttcatctGTGCACTGTGAAAGGAACCCGTTAGTGCTGTCGATGTGATAAGTCTGTTAGGAATATGGCAATTATACAATCaaaggctgaatccaaatttcTCCCCTACCCCTCTGGCTCCACCTTATTGCTCCAACTTTAAGGCCTTTGAAGCTCTAGTGGTGTCcgaaagattcttttttttaagaagaagcCGTAGTGACTTAAGATCCGGTCACACTGGCTTTCACGGCCGTATCACAGCTGGAGCACGGGGAAAAATTTCATCCGTGTGGGacagacgctgttagcagtggactggTAGTGCAACAGCCGAGATGTGGTCATGTAATCGATGTTCATACGCGCAGTACAAAATTTGGCCGCCGTCACTTTCAGAAAGaaatttttgaactgcacaaaaattgagaccgtgggtgactgcgtgtggtacCAGCGGTACAGCCGTGCAAAGGCTGTGGAACAGCAGTGCAACAGCAGTTTATACATTGAAAAAAGGGTGGGTCCATGCTCTCATGCTCGCCCCCTCATagtcttatatgagcccgcccactctCGCAGGAAAGGCAGAATGATTGTCTcaaacttcaaagtactgaacagagtagaagtgattgacatgtcttAAGATAAATAGACCCTCAATAAACCAAGAACCGAAATGAGGAACTGATTGAAACAGCTTCTTTTGGTTTGGGTAGAACTgcgtaaatcataacggttTCTACTTGGAACCGAATTTCAGCGCCCAACCATATATACACTCTTTACCATCCCTTTCACTTACCACATGCACGAAAATTGTACATTTCTATGATGTCCTTTAACTTTATCTGGTATATTGACTTTGggagttgggtcatctggaccccacaagacagcgcgctgaactttttttttttccaatgatttttaattttcactggtgtccgtggcagacatgaaaacctgtccatcttcatccacatttttcatgggagggataacatgtcagtgtaaggcttgggtcatctggatcccataAGATAGCACTAGGGTTACGGTGGTCGCACAAGTCTGAAGGAAATTGCAAGACACACTTGGAGATGCAGGTGCTTCTGTCTACAGCCCATAACAGCTctgaacaacccaaaaacctccCGCACTTGTACGAGTCAACACTGTAGGGGTGCATGTGACTCAGGCTTAGGCTTCAGCTGGGCCAAACGGACTCAGAAGAAGAACCAGTTAAGTGTGCTTCCTACATTTCCATCTCCCCACaaatgtatttggaaagtttctgtCTGTGAGTAAAAACAGTCAGTGTGGAAACAGAAGAGTCTACAACTTCAAGGAAAAtgaaagctgcatttaaaagacaatttcagaagttttatattaaatatgttAGAAAAGAGGAACGTGTTCACAAGGTGGGTGCATGTTCTAACAGATCACTGAGTCCAATCGATGGTTTTCTCTCAATGAAGTGCTTCAGTGAAGATACATGGCATCTATAGGTGGCTGTTTGTCATCACAGCACTCCTGACTGGGGGGCGCCAATGGTCCTTAATGGTCCCAAGCAAACTGCTACAAGGATGCTGTAAATAAAGTTGACTTCCTGttggattcatgtttattgtCATCTTTAAATAATAACCATTTTTGAGAGTGCTATGATTGTGcattgttgtatttttccatCACACTATAAAGAACATCCTGTACAACATAGTTAGAGGTTAAAGCAGGCAGATGTGCAAAATGATTTGGGGactaatgttttattggttCCCTGGGTCAAAGAATCTTGTCAAACTGTAAACTTAAAGTCCTTGAGATCATGAAAAGTGTCAATGGGAAATCCAACAGAGTCAAATCTGTCAGTttcatttctctgtcatttACTTTGTCTTCAGAGGACTGCAGGCTGCTCAAACTCCAGTCAGGTTGGGAGGAACTGTGGAGTAATGTGAGGACTTCCTTTAAGTCAGAAACAAGTCCTCATAAGTGATGAGAACACATTTCACTTTTggcagtgtttttgtttttcttctttggttttcttGGGATCCAGAAAAGAATTCACCCTCAGGTCAAAGACTGAGATGGGATTAAAGGTTTGGTTAGACGAGTTTGCACAGATTTGGTTGGTTTGATGTCCAGGAAGCAACTCCAGCATCAGTGTATGTGCGCTTTGTGGTCAAGGAGACATGCAAATATAAGCAAACCCTGAAGGCGGAGAGAACAGCCAATAAAAAACCTTCTTCCTGCCAACATGCAAAGGCAAGCTGCTATACTTTACACTGGACTTACCATGTCGTTTTGATCACTGAGTTACTCTGCGTTTTGCTATGGTAAGTAAAATTTCTTTTCAGCAGTTTGACCAATTACTTTTGGGATTATTCAGAGTACTGTATTATGTTACCCTTTgcaactgaaaatgtgtttttctcagTAAAACTATTCTATTTGAAACTAACAGTTCCATTTCtacattgtttggtttttaattcactttttagTTTATTCCCTTTAGAATCTTCAAccctaaaatgctttttttgcaaacaattGTAGATGGTGTTTTTTACGTGTAAACATAACCAAGGTGTATGCAAATATAGTATGCAAATAGACTGAGAATCCCCTGGGAACACCGCAAAGGCCTTATCTCCCAGGCAACTCCTCCACATCAGTTTTACTGGTGATGATTCAGCAGAAGACACACCCAGACCGTCAGCCACTTCATACACCAAACCTGCTAAGGTGCAGCAGTCACATCTATCCAAAATTTAACACCATGTGGCATCTCAGTCCAGCTGGTGAGGCTTTTTTCCCTCTATACTATTTGAATGGATGTCCTTGTTTTCTCTGAAtacaacccagccagcaaggccaagtgggccccacatggttcaaaagtgggcagagaatgtgggccccaattgggtttgtcctcggtttccgtggtggccccagctgtgtttgtcCGCATTGGCTTCGCTGCCTAGGGACTGGAGGCCTGGACAgcgaccctgctagctctgctgactcctgggCAGCAGCACTTGCTTGCTTTTCCCGACCTTGGGCAGCGgaactcgctacgctgtcctccgggcgactggctagcatagccacctaagccaatgtgggcaaacacagctggggccaccacggaaactgcggacaaacccaattgcggcccacattctctgcccactttaaaCTATGTGGGGCCCACTAGGCCTTGCTGGCTTGAAATCTAAATATGCTGAGCAGGGGCATGCACAGGATCTATTGAGAGGCAGGAGCTCAAAGTCACAAAGTTGgagaacagcaaaaaaaacatgtttttgagtgttttattttttgtcctttaaacaATATGAAAGGCAAGggcaattttaaaataaagtacgaAGACATGACTACTCAGCTATATGACCTAAATGACCTGTAGGTGAAAGTGATACAAGTGTcatgttttatgtaaacaatTTATTAATGACATGAGTTCACTTTAAAACACTGGAGGCTCTTTAATTTGACATTGTGCTGCTGGCAGAATCAACATAAATCAAGCAAATGATAATGCAAATGATATTTTAAACACAGGTTTTCTGAAACTTTAGTTaccaaaacactgaaattattattatttaatgtcCTTATCACACTGTTGATGTGAGGATTTTGAGATTTAGTTTGGTGTTTCAGTGGTGTTTTGTCATGTTAGTCatattaaatacaaatacaaacttaaaaaaaaaataaaaaaaatagggcaCTAGGGCGGAGCAAACGAGCGAGCTCCGCTGGCCACTGTGTGGTGGTTGACTGACTGACAGGCAGAAAGGTGCCACAGGTGTtccaggctggcgacctgtccagagtcTATCCCTCCTACACCCAACAGTAtttgggacaggctccagcaaccccccgGCCCCAGCAAATGAAGAAAATAGAaagaagttcaggacaaaaacgcttgcAAAACATCAGGGACGCAAAGCTTAGTCCATGGAATTGCACTGTAAAACCGCCATTAAGTTATCATACAGTATTGCTTTCATGAATGTTAAAATCCCATCAGAAACTTCCATCTTCTACAAACAATAAACATCCATGTAAGGATTGTTAgagatcagctgattctgtcaagTTACAGCTTTTATacctaaaaaatagaatttttagaAATCTGTTGATTCTCGTTCATCCAAGTTGATCCTATCAAAGTGTTAGATTTAACAAAGCATTTACTGAACTAGGTGTATTATTTATTAGGGAATGTAAAAGTTATAgactttttgtaaatgtttagaAGTACCTACCTTTTTCAGGGATTTAAAAAAGGCAAGTCTTCAGCTCTTTGACCATTTCACATTGAAGAAAAAGGATTTTACCAAGACGATTCTACCAGATTGAGCTGTTTCATAtcagtttattctgaaaaaagaacaaaaaaaaaactgttaaaccTCTGGTTTTAGTATGATGGACAAGCTCAGCCTGTGGAGTGACGACCCAGAAGAGATTCTCCTGGACCTTGGTTTTGGCTATGATGAACCGGATCTTTCTGGTCGCATCCCAGCTCGATTCCTCCACTATCAGTCTAAGGCAAGAGGAATAACCCTCCAGGTGTTTCTGGAGGCCCAAAAGAACCGACTGGACTTGGAAAACCCAGATGTTGGTAGTAAGTGCACATTTTAGCAGCTACATTAGTAAAAAGGGATCAGGGGACATTGGGTAACAAGTGGCATACAATTGTTGAACGGGTAGTTGAATTGTTGAATTCAATTGTTGCTGATCACACAACAGGTGCTGATCTGGGGCTTCAAGCAGAGTCCTGGTGACAGAGCCACCGCTTTCTTTACTTGTTAACAGAACCACAAGATCTTGTTTATACACTGAATTCCATCTCTCAAGACCGGCATGAGTTTCTGCTACAacctttcaaagaaaaataagaaacacgtttttctttctttgctaGAATAATTTTAGAATGAAATTAACAAAGTCAATGAAGAAATACGCTCTATCATCCTTGCTCTTCTAGACAcaacattttgcaaaacaaaaatttaaattaatatactgtgtatttttttaaattacagtgTGCTATATCATTGGACACACTGATGATATATTTTGCTCACCTCAAAAATAGACAACCAGATCATGCTTGAGTGTTTTTTGTGTAGCAAATACAATGATCTAACCCTTTTCTTTTACCTGTGCAGATCGCTTCAGACAGCTTCAAGTCCTGCAGGAGGTGACCACCACGTTTTCTGGTTTGATAGGGCATTCTCTTCAATCACCACTGGACAAGCGACTGCCTCCTGATGTCCAGGAAAGAAGGAGAAAGATGGCCATCCTGTTCAGACGAGCATCAAAAAAATCACTTGGCCAGAAACATCACATCTCAAGTGGACTGGCTGAAAATTCCCACCCTTGCTCTGTGTCTGACTCCCCGCAAGACTCCAGCATCTCAAGGCACACAAAAGTTCCCTTAATGAGAGTCAAACCTGTGTGTTTAGAGAATGGATGTCTGGATTATGTGGCAAACAATCAAAAAGCTGATATAAGGGATCATTTATCAACACAAGATAAAGCAATTAGACATCCATCTCTTGAAGAAAGTTTCCCAAAAGCAGGAAACAATGCTTTTAGGAGAAAGAGCGGTCCAGAGCATGTCTGGACACCAAATGGAGGGACTGAGGTAAGCAGCGATAACGGGGACCGGAAGAGCTAGATAATACCATTTAGGAATGTGAACCAAGATTCATTTGTGAATCAAAATGTGCATGAATTAGTCCAGTCTTTTTGGCGGTTAGGCTCTGGGCAGATGAGGTCTTTATTCTGGTGGGATAAGTTTGGATCATAGATGTAAACCCTCCAGAGTCTAAATGCTGATGGTGCAGATGTCAGACATGGCTCAGATGGTGAATAGGGTGGAGGGGGGCTGCCAAAACCATCTGGAATGTAGAGATAAATGTTGAGATTGGGATTGGCTAAGGAAAGAAGGCGGGGAATTTAGCTAATGGTTTGGATTGATGGCTTATTCAATGAGTGCTGTGCAGAGTGACGCAACAACCCAGTTTACCTGGAAGTCCGGTAGATCTTTGAATTGATATTGAATTGTGCCAAAGCTTCACAAGGAAgttgtacattttcttttaaatcaaagaacttaTCTTGTGATGGTTTAATTAAATAATGATCAAAGTCAACTCTGAGCTGAGGGCGTCTCTAGAGGGATTTGTCTGTACTGTCTGTCTGAATGAAGTTAAAGATTtcatgtcgttttttttaaatgattttacacTGTAACTGTCATTCATGTTTGacagaatttgatttttttacatttgttcacaaagaaaataaagtggcTGCAGCATTTGAGTGAAGTGAGTGTGACAGGGAAGGCCCATTGGCTAAGAATGCTCTCAGGGTTTATTTTGACAGAGACAGAATCGTTATGGTTCAGTGATTGCAAAGTTTAAAGCCTTATTCAACCACTGGCATAATGTAATTctcaaatgtctgttttgaatACAGTCCGGTCCaggagaaaacatgcaaacatatTTGTGCACttgcccttcagtagctgggtaGGTCTGAGAATCCCTGGGAACCTGAATGGAAAAAAGCTGGTCTAGAAAGTGGGTGGATGTTTGGATGAATTGGTTGGTGGGTGTTTGTGCACAGTATGACATGGTGGATGAAGCAAAGGCAACACAAGTTTAAGCAGTAAACTTTGTGAAGCTCCCTGATAACTGCCTAAAAGACAGCAACGCTTCTTAATTTGTAGCTGACAAAGTAGTCAAACTTCAAAAAACAATGTGATGAACTCCAGGAAAATTCTTCTTTAACTCTTAACCATCAACTCTTTCATTCCAGGCTCCGTCAGGCTCACCTGGACGGACTTTTGCTACCAAAAGTGACGTGAAGCAACGAGTCTCACCCTCCACTTTATATTCTCTGGCAACCAATACACCCAGTGTTGGTCAATACATCCCTTTCTCTCCTCGTCCTTCCATAACCCTGGACCCCTCCTCATCACCAGGGTTGATGATTCATTCAGAAGCTGCctttacatttttgaacagtGAAACACAAAAGCCGTCTCCCCTATCTTTGCCATCAGCATTGATGAGCAAAGACCTTTCTCCCCTTCTCTCACCACAACAGCAAAAGACAGCTCATTCACAGATTCTACCTGACATACAGTTTTCCACCCTGAACCTCTTTTCTGCCCGCATACATATCACCTCTTTCATGACAGAAGAGTCCAAAGCTCTGGAACCATATCCTCCATCTAAAAGCTTTAGTAATGATACTCAATGTTTGTCCCTCTCTGCCCCCCCTTCCCCTAAGGCCCTTCCAGCTCAGTCATCAGCTGAACACAAACCACTTCCCTCTTCTGACACTGTGACACTATATCAGTCTGACTTCTCGGTGGGTCGGTGCCTCATGAAGGGAGCTGAAAGATctccacacaaaaacacaaaccctGGTTCAGTGCTCTATCCACCGCCCTCTGCCTCACGGGGTTTACACCCCCCGTCTTCTGCGGCAAATGAGTGCAGCTCACACAG containing:
- the itprid1 gene encoding uncharacterized protein itprid1, whose protein sequence is MMDKLSLWSDDPEEILLDLGFGYDEPDLSGRIPARFLHYQSKARGITLQVFLEAQKNRLDLENPDVGNRFRQLQVLQEVTTTFSGLIGHSLQSPLDKRLPPDVQERRRKMAILFRRASKKSLGQKHHISSGLAENSHPCSVSDSPQDSSISRHTKVPLMRVKPVCLENGCLDYVANNQKADIRDHLSTQDKAIRHPSLEESFPKAGNNAFRRKSGPEHVWTPNGGTEVSSDNGDRKS